The DNA region gcaGAAACGCACTACTTAAACTCCCAGACTGAGCACGGTTTCTATGAATTTCATGTCCTTTTGAGAAAACAAGTGCACCTACAAGAATGGTGGGCGGTCCAGATTTATCTGTACCTTCAGTTGTGACCAAGACTGGCATTGATAGAAACCAAGAAGCAGACAAGGGCTGTCACCAGAGAGCAGAAGCCATTGATGCCATGCTTATGCCTTCTAGAATAGCCAAGGCAGTGTCTCCAGTATCTGCAGCTGATGGAGAGAATATCAGGCGGCCGCGTGGTAGGCCAGCTGGCTCAAAAAACAAGCCAAAGCCACCAATTATTGTCACCAGAGACAGCGCCAATGCGCTTCGTGCACATGCAATGGAGGTGAGCTCAGGCTGTGATGTTAGTGAGAGTTTGGCTAACTTTGCAAGAAGGAAGCAACGAGGTATTTGCATACTAAGTGGTACCGGTTGTGTGACAAACGTTACACTCCGACAACCAGCTTCCTCCGGGGCAATTGTTACCCTTTATGGGCGGTTTGAAATATTATCATTGCTTGGATCAATCCTTCCCCCGCCAGCTCCACCAGGAATCACCGGATTAACAGTTTACTTAGCAGGAGCTCAGGGACAGGTTGTGGGTGGGATTGTGGTTGGTTCACTGATTGCTTCAGGCCCTGTGGTGATAATGGCTGCTTCTTTCATGAATGCTACTTTTGATCGTCTTCCAttagatgatgatgaagttgcTGCAGCCATGCAGAATCAGCATTACCAAAATGGTTGTCATCACCACTTGGATATTTCCGATTTGTATGCCATGCCACAGAACTTGCTTACAAATGGCACTGTGCCTCCTGAGATTTATTCTTGGGCACCTGGGCGAACCATGTCAAAAACCTAGACTGGGTTAGCAGCTATGCAAGAATTGCACTCTCGCTACTGCTAAGCTTCTGCTGTTGAGCattgcttattattattattgttgtaattttttttattgcttcAATTGAGTAACCAGATTATGCAAGGTCCATAAACATTTGTTCTTGAAGTATTAAGACTTAATAGTTTGTAATGATTTTAACATTTATCTTTGAAATTCACATTTACATAAACTAAATCGTTTCTACCAGAAGCAATCCCAAGTGAAGTGATTCAGTAAAAGGTAAATCTCTGGGGCTTTTGGATGCAGTCTTCCACCTGCTACAAACTCATGAACTTCTCCATCCACTTCAATCAAACTACAACCTGGttctttctctattttattttccttcatcAGGAGCCTCTCCTCCATTGCTTCCTCAAACTGATTGAATGTAGCATACAGATTAGACATAAGCACATAACTACTGCTTTCATTTTTATCCAACTCAATTATACTCTTTGCTGCTCGTCTCGCCGCCTCTATGTTTCCATGCTTTGTAGAAGCTGCGAGTAAAGAACCCCATAAAATAGCATCTGGGTTTAAAGGCATGCTTCTTACAAGTTGCTCTGCCTCTTCAATCAGTCCAGCTCTGCCTAGCACATCAACCATGCAACTATAATGCTTTATGGAGGGTTTAATCTTGTAGGTTTCAGTCATTAAATGGAAATAATCCTTTGCTATATCGACCACACCCGAGTGACTACAAGCTGTTAGGATTCCGATAAAACTAACATAATCCGGTTTAAGGTTCGAAGATTCAAGCTTGGAGAACAATTGAATTGCTTCACTTGCATACCCATTCATAGCTAGACCCAAAATCATTGAGTTCCAACATGATAGTCCTTTCATAGGGACAGTTTTAAACACTTGAAGAGCCCTATCAGGACTACCACACTTGCAATACATGTCTATAATTGCTGTAACAACTATGctattcaactcaaatttgtttttccttAAGTATAAATGAATCCATTCACCTTGTTTAATTGCTCCTAAATTAGCACAAGCATTTAACAAGCTGACCATAGTAAACTCAGAGGGATTGATTTTCTGCTCTTGCATTTCATGAAAAAGCTCGAAAGCCTTCTTAAATTTGCCATTCCTAACATACCCACTAATCATAGAATTCCAAGAAACTGTATTTCTTGACgccattttatcaaacaaatatcTAGACTCGTCAATTTCTCCACATTTAGCGAGGCCTATGATCATTGAATTCCAGgcaaccaaatcaaattctacTTCTTCATCAAACAATCTCCTTGCTTCACTTAAAAATCCACAATTggcatacatataaataatagtgTTACGAATAAACTGATCAAATTCAAGACCCTGTTTTACAACTCTACCGTGAAGTTGAGCTCCATCATGGGCTAAACCCAGTTGAGAATATGCCTTGAAAACTGAAGGATAAGTCAACCTCTGTGGTTGAACACTCGAAGTAACCAACATGTCAATGAAAAGATACACAGCATACTCTGGAGTTGAACTCTGAGAGAAGCCTCTAATCATAGAATTCCAAATAAAGAGATTTGGCTTTTCTATTTTTGAGAAGAGTAAGTATGCGTAATTGATGTCACCAGCTGAAGAGGTGCAAAGGGCCAAGACACGGCTAGCAACGATAGGGTCTTTGGCAAGGCCAGTTTTGATGAGATGGGCATGGATCTTTCTCAGGTCTTTCATGGAGGTGCAGTGCTTATCCAGCATTGATAGATACGGTTGATCCAAGATAAATTTGCTGCTGGAAGTTGGTAACGGATACGGAATTTGTGACCAGCAACTACAAGCTGCCATTTTTTTCTTATGGCTCTTGTTTTCCTTGAGGTTTATCCTTTTGTGGAAACAAAACGAAATGGCAGACTGAAACAAAGGGCAACCAGTTGACTTCCATTGACTACTGAGTAATTGTAGTAAAACATACTGTGAATTTTATGGTAATAACCAAGATTTTACCATGAATTATGTTGtcttataaaattaacttagGATGAATGATAAATCATGAAGTTCAGGTTTAGTGGCATATCTTTCTGCCAATGAGTGACCCAAtttgcattttaaaattttattcttttaactcAAAGAAAACCTTTcgattaacaaattaaaagagtCATGCCTATACTTTCTATCATAGTCAAGAATCTTAGAATAGGGCATTGAAGGGGTGGATATAGTTTTCAACTCTGCAGCTAGAggagaaaataaagtaacaatATATACAAGGATATGCTTGAACCTAATTAAACTTGGTGGTTGGTGCTATCACCGGCAACAGAAGGACCCtcctaaaataatatattggtaACATTTTGTTTGGTGGGAAAGAAAAAGATGGAAAAAGAAGGCATATACAAGTACAGAAATTAAGAGATAAGGGGCTTGGGAGATACTTTTTCTTTATTCCTAGTGTGTGTAggagaaagaggaagaaaagaaatcttaatagataaaattaaagtaggttttcttttcttcttatcaaTGATGTTTATCTGGGTAGAAAGAGGAAGAATCTGAGCTCACTTTTCTCTCTTCCTTTAGTTTTTAAGTGTCCTCTAGGTTGTTTTTATGATGAAATTCaagtttagttcatttttttaGAATAGAAGAGTAATGTTGAAGATGTCTGTCAAAAGAGATTATCGGTTCCTAGTCTTTTTTCTTAAGTATGCATAtttccaaaaattttttattgaatgagaATTGAAGCTAGCACAAGGGATATGGAAGATGATGTTGAagtaataaaaaagaagaaaaaagttggTCCTTGTAGCAGATGATTTGCAGAATGATCAAAAGTGGTATCGGATTAGATTATAGGATAGAGATATGGAAGATTTGTTCATACTATGAAAAGTGGAAGTTTGTAACATGATCAGAGAACAATTATTGGACTATGGAAATGATACTTATATACTTCCAAGTCTTCATcaaattacattataatttgGCCAAATggttcccacccaaagtttagtgtaaactcgatttttcacttattaactattaaaaatccaaatattcattatttgttaaattttattgttattatcagagataaatttgtcatttaacaaaaatattttaaaaactaaaaatttatcatatttccaaccccttaatttaaaaactaacaaagtttgcccacaaagtttgaaaaacttaaattccCTCATAGGATTTTTGTAGTAGCTATCAGTGGTAAAAAAACAATGGTGACGATGGTGTTCTTCCTCTCTCCCAGCTTTTCTCTCAATTGAGGTCCATTTCGACCATCATTGGTCTTTCTCTGCCCCTCACTGGCCAACGCACTACAAAACCAAGATCTAGGTCTCTTCATTGGGTGACAAAGAGACCAAGATCTCTTTGTTGCACGACGAAGAAACCCATATCTCAATTTCATCATGCGTTAGCCAATCAGGGGAGAAAACGGTCGATGATAGTAAAAAATGGACTACAATTGAAAGAGAAGCCAAAAGAAAAGGAGAACACGGTGGTCGCTATCATCTTTGACCACTAGTAACCACTACAAAAACTTTAAGAGggaatataagttttttaaaatttcgatAAAGAAAGGTAGGATAAATTGTTAGCTTTCAAACTAAAGGAAGgaggaggaaaatgtgataaatttataactttttaaatatttttattaaatgatatttttacctctaataataaaaataaaatttaatatataaataagtatataaatttttaataattaatagaaataaaatttaatatataaatttttaataattaatagaggAAAATTTCGGTTTAtgtcaaaccttaggtgggaaatactCATTTGGGcttctaatttttatataaaatatgtggcGGTGGCAACAATCAAGAAGTGGCTTTATTTGcaccttaattaattttaaagggtCTAGGATAGGagtataatttatatgaatggATACGTGATTGGTCAAAAGTGCAACCTCATCATGGTATTTTGCACTTCGAACAActattttcttgcttttatgtTTGTACCATGGCTCGCCCTCATCCGGGTTTTcattaatatattcattaatGAAACTAATTAGAAGGAAAACAGCCAATTCCTGTAAACAGATACAAGTTTTGAATTCcaataacaacaaaacaaaacaaaacatgcTCAAGTAGAAGAGAAAAGGTGATGAGAAGATGAGTGGCACTGCtacactttttctttttctcctgaTTCTCTTCCctcttatctttttcttctttggtcTGTGAAATTCCAATATGTAAAATTTCTGGAGTGATTACATGTAATCAGAGGATAATAATATAGGAAATAGAAGAAAAGTAAAATGAATACATCATCGTCATCATTACAAACACACTTACTTGTTTCTATACCTAAATTCCAAtacaattttctctttatttttacttctttttcaaTCTTTCTCGTCCTCTCGCTTGCACCTCCCCACACTTCATGTCGGTCTCCTTTCTCTgctcttatattatatatatacatctttcTTTTacattaacatttttatttctatttataacAAACTGAGTGGTACACACTAAATCATCTTCCTCCTTCCACACTATCATTCGCACGTTCCTCTCTCCGAGATTTCTCTTCCTTAATTTCAGCCTAAGCCCAAGATTGCAGGCTTCAAATTGAACAAGGAAAGTTGAAAACTTTGATGGGTCGAGGGgcagttttcattccaaaattaTACCTACTATTCTGTTTTATCCTCTGTTCAGGTGAACTTGAACTTGCTGCTCCCTTGtacttcatttttcttttctgggcTTATTCCTGAAATTTGTTTTTGCTTATCTTCTTTCTCCTGTTCTTCCATTTAAACATAAGCATGTAGCTAACCTG from Mangifera indica cultivar Alphonso chromosome 8, CATAS_Mindica_2.1, whole genome shotgun sequence includes:
- the LOC123223384 gene encoding AT-hook motif nuclear-localized protein 16-like; its protein translation is MVGGPDLSVPSVVTKTGIDRNQEADKGCHQRAEAIDAMLMPSRIAKAVSPVSAADGENIRRPRGRPAGSKNKPKPPIIVTRDSANALRAHAMEVSSGCDVSESLANFARRKQRGICILSGTGCVTNVTLRQPASSGAIVTLYGRFEILSLLGSILPPPAPPGITGLTVYLAGAQGQVVGGIVVGSLIASGPVVIMAASFMNATFDRLPLDDDEVAAAMQNQHYQNGCHHHLDISDLYAMPQNLLTNGTVPPEIYSWAPGRTMSKT
- the LOC123223381 gene encoding pentatricopeptide repeat-containing protein At2g42920, chloroplastic-like produces the protein MAACSCWSQIPYPLPTSSSKFILDQPYLSMLDKHCTSMKDLRKIHAHLIKTGLAKDPIVASRVLALCTSSAGDINYAYLLFSKIEKPNLFIWNSMIRGFSQSSTPEYAVYLFIDMLVTSSVQPQRLTYPSVFKAYSQLGLAHDGAQLHGRVVKQGLEFDQFIRNTIIYMYANCGFLSEARRLFDEEVEFDLVAWNSMIIGLAKCGEIDESRYLFDKMASRNTVSWNSMISGYVRNGKFKKAFELFHEMQEQKINPSEFTMVSLLNACANLGAIKQGEWIHLYLRKNKFELNSIVVTAIIDMYCKCGSPDRALQVFKTVPMKGLSCWNSMILGLAMNGYASEAIQLFSKLESSNLKPDYVSFIGILTACSHSGVVDIAKDYFHLMTETYKIKPSIKHYSCMVDVLGRAGLIEEAEQLVRSMPLNPDAILWGSLLAASTKHGNIEAARRAAKSIIELDKNESSSYVLMSNLYATFNQFEEAMEERLLMKENKIEKEPGCSLIEVDGEVHEFVAGGRLHPKAPEIYLLLNHFTWDCFW